In Halarcobacter bivalviorum, a genomic segment contains:
- a CDS encoding AAA family ATPase, which translates to MKILKVRLLNINSLKGEFEIDFQEFLKDESLFAITGPTGAGKSTILDVITCALYGRTARLTNPNDLMSRHTGECLCEVEFEIKGKIYRSSWAQKRARKNPNGNFQSAKMEIVELETNKILESYLSKVPKVVEEISGLDFDRFVQSMMLAQGSFDAFLKAKENERSNLLEKITGTYIYKQISQSIYETYSSKKKEIEADEISLGSIELLEPNIVEEKTKQLETNKKEKQNLDKKESELKKLSNYLETLTKLEADSQKYNQEFEQISKEKEDNKEQFTKLELANKAIRIQALNQEKNQLTNTITSDKQSLESLQKEYKELKEQIQTKEQELKLSKQSLEKEQTTYNENYKKLKELRTIKTQSDGKNQLFIEKSKKISQHLQELANHFEIAFETLLNDETQIDNLYKNFSSNLDTKKEQLETLVEQYKALETQTKDINQKEQNTRAKLKEIEALLKALSDYETLKEQITQEQNKIKEYNTQIEVQTKLNQEKTKLINQINETLTSLKQTREKELLIKNYEQDRAKLKDGQECFLCGSKEHPYINHSLNIDTEISQTLAKIKEQENYLQEQNSELNNAQINLAKLSSKLESSNLEIQKQQTTKEQIEEYFKSNDFKLQEDSKATLQEQMQFCEKELKEYITLREQKESLQAKKESLQTSVNKEEQKQQQINTSINTIKELKEEQSKLKEEITKLQTQSKSILDIEDLEAFEKNIQESLDTVSKHYNSLQNHLSSLKSKDESLSKQIIQLNKKQEDDKLNLVLIKEKFEKALVEYGFNSQEEFEKANLPKEEFETLTNLWKTIEEKYTQIQTLKTDTNKKLKEYKLLEKEINPTNQNKDDINKELQNLQNTIDQLQETIGSISKELEINTQNIKKSEDKIKQLEKKKQAFQVWVKLNDMIGSSQGDKFAKFAQGITLDQLIYLANKHLSVLSPRYELQRNTESNKLLDIEIIDGFQGDVVRGVNTLSGGESFIVSLSLALGLSSLASQKISIDSLFLDEGFGTLDSDSLELALNALNQLQSSGKMVGVISHVEALKERIPLQIKVEPKGDGTSGLELY; encoded by the coding sequence ATGAAGATACTAAAAGTAAGACTACTAAATATAAACTCCCTAAAAGGTGAGTTTGAAATAGACTTTCAAGAGTTTCTAAAAGATGAATCTCTTTTTGCCATAACAGGACCAACAGGAGCAGGAAAAAGTACAATTCTTGATGTAATCACTTGTGCTTTATATGGAAGAACAGCCAGACTAACAAACCCAAATGACCTGATGAGTAGACACACAGGTGAGTGTTTATGTGAGGTGGAGTTTGAGATAAAAGGCAAAATATATAGAAGTTCTTGGGCTCAAAAAAGAGCCAGAAAAAATCCAAATGGAAACTTCCAATCTGCAAAGATGGAGATAGTAGAACTTGAAACAAATAAAATACTAGAATCATACCTTTCAAAAGTTCCAAAAGTAGTAGAGGAAATCTCAGGGCTTGATTTTGATAGATTTGTTCAATCTATGATGTTAGCCCAAGGTTCTTTTGATGCCTTTTTAAAAGCCAAAGAAAACGAGCGTTCAAACCTACTAGAAAAGATTACTGGAACATATATCTACAAACAAATCTCACAAAGTATCTATGAAACATACTCGTCAAAGAAAAAAGAGATAGAAGCTGATGAGATATCACTAGGAAGTATAGAACTTCTAGAACCAAACATAGTAGAAGAGAAAACAAAACAACTAGAAACAAACAAAAAAGAAAAGCAAAACTTAGATAAAAAAGAAAGCGAACTAAAAAAACTATCAAACTACCTAGAAACTCTAACTAAACTAGAAGCAGATAGCCAAAAATACAACCAAGAGTTCGAGCAAATAAGCAAAGAGAAAGAGGATAACAAAGAGCAGTTTACAAAGCTAGAACTAGCAAACAAAGCCATAAGAATACAAGCCTTAAACCAAGAGAAAAACCAACTAACAAACACAATCACAAGTGATAAACAAAGCTTAGAATCTCTACAAAAAGAATACAAAGAGTTAAAAGAACAAATCCAAACAAAAGAGCAAGAGTTAAAACTCTCAAAACAAAGCCTTGAAAAAGAGCAAACAACATACAATGAAAACTACAAAAAACTAAAAGAGTTAAGAACTATAAAAACACAAAGTGATGGTAAAAACCAGCTTTTCATAGAAAAAAGTAAAAAAATCTCACAACACCTACAAGAGTTGGCAAATCATTTTGAGATAGCTTTTGAAACACTTCTAAATGATGAAACACAAATAGACAATCTATACAAAAACTTCTCATCAAATCTAGACACAAAAAAAGAGCAATTAGAAACTTTAGTAGAACAATACAAAGCCCTAGAAACCCAAACAAAAGATATAAACCAAAAAGAGCAAAACACAAGAGCCAAACTAAAAGAGATAGAAGCCCTTCTAAAAGCACTAAGTGATTATGAGACACTAAAAGAGCAAATTACACAAGAGCAAAACAAGATAAAAGAGTACAACACACAAATAGAAGTTCAAACAAAACTAAACCAAGAAAAAACAAAACTAATAAACCAAATAAACGAAACTCTAACTTCACTAAAACAAACAAGAGAAAAAGAGCTTCTTATCAAAAACTACGAGCAAGACAGAGCCAAACTAAAAGATGGGCAAGAGTGCTTTTTATGTGGTTCAAAAGAGCATCCATATATAAACCACTCTTTAAATATAGACACAGAGATAAGTCAAACACTAGCTAAAATAAAAGAGCAAGAAAACTACCTACAAGAGCAAAATAGTGAACTAAACAATGCTCAAATAAACCTAGCAAAACTTAGCTCAAAACTAGAAAGCTCAAACCTAGAAATACAAAAACAACAAACTACAAAAGAGCAAATAGAAGAGTACTTTAAATCAAACGATTTCAAACTACAAGAAGACTCAAAAGCCACACTGCAAGAGCAAATGCAATTTTGCGAAAAGGAGCTAAAAGAGTATATAACTTTAAGAGAGCAAAAAGAGTCTTTACAAGCAAAAAAAGAGTCTCTACAAACATCTGTAAACAAAGAAGAGCAAAAACAACAGCAGATAAACACAAGTATAAACACAATAAAAGAGCTAAAAGAGGAACAATCAAAACTAAAAGAGGAGATAACAAAGCTTCAAACCCAAAGCAAAAGTATCTTAGATATAGAAGATTTAGAAGCTTTTGAGAAAAATATTCAAGAGAGTCTAGACACTGTTTCAAAACATTATAACAGTTTGCAAAACCATCTTTCAAGCCTAAAATCAAAAGATGAATCCCTATCAAAACAGATAATACAACTAAACAAAAAACAAGAAGATGACAAACTAAACTTAGTACTTATAAAAGAGAAGTTTGAAAAAGCTTTAGTAGAGTATGGCTTCAACTCGCAAGAGGAGTTTGAAAAAGCAAACCTACCAAAAGAAGAGTTTGAAACCTTAACAAATCTATGGAAAACCATAGAAGAGAAATACACACAAATACAAACTCTAAAAACAGACACAAACAAAAAACTAAAGGAATATAAACTTTTAGAAAAAGAGATAAACCCTACAAATCAAAACAAAGATGATATAAACAAAGAGTTACAAAACCTACAAAACACAATAGACCAACTACAAGAAACCATAGGAAGTATCTCAAAAGAGTTAGAGATAAATACACAAAATATAAAAAAATCCGAAGACAAAATCAAACAACTAGAAAAGAAAAAACAAGCCTTCCAAGTATGGGTAAAACTAAATGATATGATAGGCTCAAGCCAAGGGGATAAGTTCGCCAAATTTGCCCAAGGTATAACCCTAGACCAACTAATCTACCTAGCAAACAAACACTTAAGTGTACTAAGTCCAAGATATGAACTCCAAAGAAACACAGAATCAAACAAACTCCTAGATATAGAGATAATTGACGGCTTCCAAGGAGACGTGGTAAGAGGTGTAAACACACTCTCAGGAGGAGAAAGCTTTATAGTAAGTCTATCTTTAGCTTTAGGACTATCAAGCCTAGCAAGTCAAAAGATAAGTATTGACTCACTTTTCCTAGATGAAGGGTTTGGAACACTAGACAGCGATAGCCTAGAACTAGCACTAAATGCACTAAACCAACTACAAAGTTCAGGGAAAATGGTAGGTGTGATTTCCCATGTGGAAGCATTAAAAGAACGAATCCCATTGCAGATAAAGGTTGAGCCTAAAGGTGATGGGACGAGTGGATTGGAATTATATTAA
- a CDS encoding TrlF family AAA-like ATPase has protein sequence MSIGSNWNKWDLHVHTPDSIVHDYKFVEQENRWDEYIDALEKLPSDIKVLGINDYWFLDGYKKVLEYKNAGRLENIELILPVVEVRLKEFVGNKSLNKINYHILFSNELTVNEIETHFLNRIDIKTNLDGNEMAFGHLCDDNFEKLGKEIERTTPANKRQGLPSHKEIGFNNFTIDLNKLDELLKNDYLKGKFLRIIGKSEWDDFRWESSAGDKKSIINNCDFVFSASPTIENAKKSKQSLIDQGVNNRLLHCSDSHKFYIGKYDSKVLGHCFTWLKADCTFEGLKQVLYESDSRIYLGENIPPKAVHKLDKVIIDFDNDILIGNEKFCFSGKHEVSFSPYFTCIIGGRGSGKSTLVNLVAEKNGQKQDSLKQLKSNKSIDESIGFYPLSLSNLEYIPQNRIEDFAKDSPKFTASIFERLDRESDNELISIEKELEKELEKLDSQIALLDDRDNLSIKLDEIKNDIQTKEELVKAFSDKEYLQNKEKVTKISKDIEIINNSKTDYNNLLVALKKILNENEEKIIKNKYDEKYNLLLTKIESLVNIFSVNTFYNEVKGYEKLVTNQDEIAENIKTFLKSKNLSDENIKDVTNANIDIAKLTSEKDNINVKLAKVIKQIEEYKYDNLDKLRESFSSKINEQLILVNEKFLKIKESNPDDIKEIKIEYLVSTEIKEQLINKLNKSLELNYNSRSPFYDYLFRVSFSEVLLIENCEDFISQVGENCNTNTNAYQELETIFTNEKAFEIYKLCIKYCQYDFKSNKVLKVLYDNKSLEDSSFGQRCTAAIVILLSLGNNPIILDEPEAHLDSSLIANYLVSLIKEQKQNRQIIFATHNANFVINADADLIIKLNNENGITTSESFTIEDLEHRNSLLNLEGGLDAFEKREKKYNIRKI, from the coding sequence ATGTCTATAGGTTCAAATTGGAATAAATGGGATTTACATGTACATACCCCTGATTCGATTGTTCATGATTATAAGTTTGTTGAACAAGAAAATAGATGGGATGAATATATTGATGCATTAGAAAAACTACCATCAGATATAAAAGTATTAGGTATAAACGATTATTGGTTTTTAGATGGTTATAAAAAAGTATTAGAATATAAAAATGCAGGCAGGCTTGAAAATATTGAACTGATTTTACCTGTGGTTGAAGTTCGGTTAAAAGAATTTGTTGGTAATAAATCTCTTAATAAAATTAATTATCATATCCTATTTTCTAATGAATTAACTGTGAATGAAATTGAAACTCATTTTTTAAATAGAATTGATATAAAAACGAATTTAGATGGAAATGAAATGGCATTTGGTCATTTATGTGATGACAATTTTGAAAAGCTTGGAAAAGAAATTGAAAGAACTACTCCAGCAAATAAAAGACAAGGATTACCTTCTCATAAAGAAATAGGTTTTAATAACTTTACTATTGATTTAAATAAGTTAGATGAATTATTGAAAAATGATTATTTAAAAGGTAAGTTTTTAAGAATTATAGGTAAAAGTGAATGGGATGATTTCAGATGGGAATCAAGTGCTGGAGATAAAAAATCTATTATTAATAATTGTGATTTTGTGTTTAGTGCTTCACCTACGATTGAAAATGCTAAAAAATCAAAACAAAGTTTAATTGACCAAGGTGTGAATAATAGATTATTACATTGTAGTGATTCTCATAAATTTTATATTGGTAAATATGATAGTAAAGTTTTAGGACATTGTTTTACATGGTTAAAAGCTGATTGTACATTTGAAGGTTTAAAACAAGTTTTATATGAATCTGATTCTAGAATTTATTTAGGTGAAAATATACCACCGAAAGCAGTACATAAATTAGATAAAGTAATTATAGATTTCGATAATGATATATTGATTGGAAATGAAAAATTTTGTTTTTCAGGAAAACATGAAGTTTCTTTTAGTCCTTATTTTACTTGCATTATCGGAGGAAGAGGTTCTGGAAAGAGTACTTTAGTAAATTTAGTTGCTGAGAAAAATGGGCAAAAACAAGATTCATTAAAACAATTAAAGAGTAATAAATCGATAGATGAATCAATTGGTTTTTATCCATTAAGCTTGTCAAATTTAGAATATATTCCTCAAAATAGAATTGAAGATTTTGCAAAGGATAGTCCTAAATTTACTGCATCTATTTTTGAAAGGTTAGATAGAGAATCTGATAATGAATTAATAAGTATTGAAAAAGAACTAGAAAAAGAGCTTGAAAAATTAGATAGTCAAATTGCATTATTAGATGATAGGGATAATTTATCAATTAAACTTGACGAAATAAAGAATGATATACAAACAAAAGAAGAGTTAGTCAAAGCTTTCAGTGATAAAGAATATCTTCAGAATAAAGAAAAAGTAACTAAAATTTCAAAAGACATTGAAATAATAAATAATTCAAAGACTGATTATAATAATCTTTTAGTAGCATTGAAAAAGATTCTTAATGAAAATGAAGAAAAGATTATAAAAAATAAGTATGATGAGAAATATAATTTACTTTTAACAAAAATTGAAAGCTTAGTAAATATATTTAGTGTAAATACTTTTTATAATGAAGTTAAAGGTTATGAAAAGTTAGTAACAAATCAAGATGAAATCGCTGAAAATATAAAAACATTTTTAAAAAGTAAAAATTTAAGTGATGAAAATATTAAAGATGTGACAAATGCTAATATCGATATTGCAAAGTTAACATCTGAAAAAGATAATATCAACGTTAAATTAGCAAAAGTTATTAAACAAATTGAAGAATATAAATATGATAATTTAGATAAATTAAGAGAAAGCTTTTCTTCGAAAATTAATGAACAATTAATTCTAGTAAATGAAAAATTTCTTAAAATTAAAGAATCAAATCCTGATGACATAAAAGAGATAAAGATTGAATATCTTGTATCTACTGAAATAAAAGAGCAATTAATTAATAAATTAAATAAATCTTTAGAATTAAATTATAATTCAAGAAGTCCATTTTACGATTATCTTTTTAGAGTGTCATTTTCAGAAGTTCTTTTAATTGAAAATTGTGAAGATTTTATATCTCAGGTGGGTGAAAACTGTAATACAAATACAAATGCATATCAAGAACTGGAGACAATTTTTACAAATGAAAAAGCATTTGAGATTTATAAATTGTGTATTAAATATTGTCAGTATGATTTTAAGTCCAATAAAGTGTTAAAAGTTTTATATGATAATAAAAGTTTAGAAGATTCATCTTTTGGACAAAGATGTACTGCTGCAATAGTTATTCTTTTATCTTTAGGAAATAATCCTATTATTTTAGATGAGCCAGAGGCTCATCTTGACAGTTCTTTAATTGCAAATTATTTGGTTAGTTTAATAAAAGAACAGAAACAAAACAGACAAATAATTTTTGCTACTCATAATGCAAATTTTGTAATAAATGCTGATGCTGACTTAATAATTAAATTAAATAATGAAAATGGAATTACAACTAGTGAGTCTTTCACAATTGAAGATTTAGAACATAGAAATAGTTTATTAAATCTAGAAGGTGGTTTAGATGCTTTTGAAAAAAGAGAAAAGAAATATAATATTAGGAAAATATAA
- a CDS encoding DUF2779 domain-containing protein, which produces MTLSKSLYTKGIQCPKALWLKKVKSCVLTPPDEQAQAIFETGNIVGDLACQLFPDGKEVPYTTNYDEMMATTKEWVEDGVSNIYEATFSYEGILIMVDILKVEDDGVSIYEVKSSTEVKDIYLHDVSIQYYVLQNLGFSIKNASVVHINNEYVRGESLELDKLFKIVDVTSEVQSLQLNIPIILKEFETYLEDKVNEPDIDIGKHCNKPYECDAKNYCWKVQKQIPEYSIFNIFNLGSKKQVELYNQGIIDIEDIPADFDMTANQAQAVENYKSKANYIDKENIKAFLENLIYPIYHLDFETYQQAIPQYKGIKPFEQIPFQYSLHIEYEDGTLEHKEYLSKDSIDSRYELALKLFEDIPSDVTVLAYNMSFEKGVIKRLANLFPDLSSHLLAINENMQDLMTPFQKKWYVTPSMQGGYSIKYVLPALVPEFEKAYKELEGVQNGSQAMNTFANLSKLNKEEKQKMRTSLLEYCKLDTLAMVKVLESLKVIKT; this is translated from the coding sequence ATGACTCTCTCTAAATCCCTCTACACAAAAGGCATCCAATGCCCCAAAGCACTTTGGCTTAAAAAAGTAAAGAGCTGTGTTTTAACCCCACCCGATGAGCAAGCACAGGCTATATTTGAAACTGGAAATATAGTAGGAGACTTAGCTTGCCAGCTTTTCCCTGATGGAAAAGAAGTGCCATACACTACAAATTATGATGAGATGATGGCTACTACAAAAGAGTGGGTGGAAGATGGTGTATCAAATATCTACGAAGCTACTTTTAGCTATGAGGGCATACTTATCATGGTAGATATTTTAAAAGTAGAAGATGATGGAGTATCTATCTATGAGGTTAAAAGTTCAACTGAAGTAAAAGATATATATCTACATGATGTATCTATTCAGTATTATGTTTTACAAAACTTAGGCTTTAGCATAAAAAATGCAAGTGTAGTACACATAAACAATGAGTATGTCAGAGGTGAGTCTTTAGAACTAGATAAACTATTTAAAATAGTTGATGTCACTAGTGAAGTGCAAAGCTTACAATTAAATATCCCAATCATATTAAAAGAGTTTGAAACCTATTTAGAAGATAAAGTAAATGAACCTGATATAGATATAGGAAAACATTGTAACAAACCTTATGAGTGTGATGCTAAAAACTATTGTTGGAAAGTTCAAAAACAGATACCTGAGTACTCTATCTTTAATATTTTCAATCTAGGAAGTAAAAAGCAAGTTGAGTTATACAATCAAGGTATCATAGATATAGAAGATATCCCAGCAGATTTTGATATGACTGCAAATCAAGCTCAAGCAGTAGAAAACTACAAATCAAAAGCAAACTATATAGACAAAGAAAATATCAAAGCCTTTTTAGAAAACCTCATATACCCAATCTATCACTTAGACTTTGAAACCTACCAACAAGCCATACCACAATACAAAGGTATAAAACCCTTCGAGCAAATCCCTTTTCAATATTCACTTCATATAGAGTATGAAGATGGAACTTTGGAGCATAAAGAGTATTTGAGTAAAGATAGCATAGATAGCAGATATGAGTTAGCATTAAAGTTATTTGAAGATATCCCAAGTGATGTTACAGTATTGGCTTACAATATGAGTTTTGAAAAAGGTGTGATAAAAAGATTAGCCAACCTTTTCCCAGACCTTAGCTCACACCTACTAGCGATAAATGAAAATATGCAAGACTTAATGACACCTTTCCAAAAGAAATGGTATGTAACACCAAGTATGCAAGGAGGTTACTCTATCAAGTATGTATTGCCAGCACTTGTACCAGAGTTTGAAAAAGCCTACAAAGAGTTAGAAGGTGTACAAAATGGAAGCCAAGCTATGAATACCTTTGCGAATCTTAGTAAACTAAATAAAGAAGAAAAACAAAAGATGAGAACTTCTCTTTTAGAGTATTGTAAACTTGATACTTTGGCTATGGTGAAGGTGTTGGAATCTTTAAAGGTAATAAAAACTTGA